A segment of the Bufo bufo chromosome 5, aBufBuf1.1, whole genome shotgun sequence genome:
cctcttcttccattCAGGTTCCTGTGATTATAGGATTGTACGATGACATCATCAGTACCAGATAATGGATGGAGAcggggacaagatggcggagaggaTGTTAGATCTTACCCTAGAGATACTCTTcctgcttactggagaggtgagaggttctgatgatgtcacattacaccattatctatggtaattacaggggatgtgactggagaggtgagaggttctgatgatgtcacattacatcattatctatggcaattacaggtgatgtgactggagaggtgagaggttctgatgatgtcacattacatcgttatctatggtaattacaggggatgtgactggagaggtgagaggttctgatgatgtcacattacatcgttatctatggtaattacaggggatgtgactggagaggtgagaggttctgatgatgtcacattacatcattatctatggtaattacaggggatgtgactggagaggtgagaggttctgatgatgtcacattacaccattatctatggtaattacaggggatgtgactggagaggagagaggttctgatgatgtcacattacaccattatctatggtaattacaggggatgtgactggagaggagagaggttctgatgatgtcacattacaccattatctatggtaattacaggggatgtgactggagaggtgagaggttctgatgatgtcacattacaccattatctatggtaattacaggggatgtgactggagaggtgagaggttctgatgatgtcacattacaccattatctatggtaattacaggggatgtgactggagaggagagaggttctgatgatgtcacattacaccattatctatggtaattacaggggatgtgactggagaggtgagaggttctgatgatgtcacattacaccattatctatggtaattacaggggatgtgactggagaggtgagaggttctgatgatgtcacattacaccattatctatggtaattacaggggatgtgactggagaggtgagaggttctgatgatgtcacattacaccattatctatggtaattacaggtgatgtgactggagaggtgagaggttctgatgatgtcacattacaccattatctatggtaattacaggggatgtgactggagaggtgagaggttctgatgatgtcacattacaccattatctatggtaattacaggggatgtgactggagaggtgagaggttctgatgatgtcacattacaccattatctatggtaattacaggggatgtgactggagaggtgagcggTTCTGataatgtcacattacatcattttctatggtaattacaggggatgtgactggagaggtgagaggttctgatgatgtcacattacaccattatctatggtaattacaggtggaCATGGCTGTAGAAGTGATGGACTCTGGAATGTACATGGTGACATTTATTATTATGTCTTCCATGAACAGGATTACTCCACGGTGAAGAAGACGTCTAGTAATCTGATACATGAGAAGAACAATGAGAAGATCCTAGAAGTcgtccacaagatgatggagctgctgactggagaggtgacaccgcCGGGAATgcggggacattatacagtcacagcactggaggggtctgggtgatgacggtgtcattgtgttgtcaggttcctataaggtgtcaggatgtcgctgtctatttctcaatggaggagtgggagtatttagaaggacacaagggtCTGTACAAGGAGGTCAAGATGGAGGAGGACCAGCCCCTCACATCTCCAGGTAACGGACAGGACTAAATACAAATGTCCTGGAATTCTCTGTCTGTAAAGTCTGAGTCCAGTCTCTGTGTctcctgcagagagatccagtcaGTGGActacaccagagagatgtccgcgTCCTCTCCTTCCACAAGACGGTCAGGTAATGGAGATGTCTCCTCCTCTGTAGGAGGACGCCTTGTTTTATCCAGTACTATTCTAGGTTTATACTGGTGTAATGAGCTGGAGATGGCGGGATTACAGCCGACCACAGACGCTCCATGTTCTCTGCTTCTTCCTACAAGTCTCTGGCTATGGAGACCACTGGTGGGAATAAGGAACCAATAGGTTTATGTCTCCGAGAGGAACGAGTCCGGACGCGTCTGGTAGAAGCCGATCTCCTCCACGGAAACCACCTGCAGCATGTCCGGCCGTGCTGAGGATGCATGTGTACAAGGTTATTGGCTGTGAGCCGCCATCTAATATCCAGGTCCATCCTCTGGGAGACCTGCAGCCATTAGGCTCAGACGACGACTGTTGTCGGGTCATTTGTGGTTGTCatgataattaaaggggttattacaTAACAAGTATCACAGTGCAGTGAATGGGGCATTTCTGATGAGGTTTTATTACTATGTACATGCAGTAATAATATTGGTAGTatttttatgtacagtacattttcctactggtagcgccccctgctgtttcttcTGTGACTAggtttctggtccaccttctcctgcattcagggATGGACACATGCTCAGTATCTTCtctgctccctcctcctgtcagtgCCGGTGCAGTCATCTCGTGGAGAAGCAGTGCAGACTCCTTTCATTCATCCCTACTTGTATATTCATGGAGGTATATAGCTGTATCTCTAcacggggggaggggagaggggctTAGGAAGAGCTGGCTGCAGCgcactcctgggagatgcaggtgcttgatggtCACATgggatgagctgctgcccacccacagagaATGAAGAGACCAGAGCTGCAGAGGAGGGAGTAAAGAAGCTAAAAAGGATGAATATTATACTGGAGAGCAGCGGGTTTTTGCATTTCTCTACTTCAAGTGTTGTATGCACTACTCCTGGTAACTGTTTCCAGGGcgttctccatgacagcaccatatGTAGGTCGTCCTTCTGGTCTTCTGTAGGGACTAGAACACAGAGAAGTCAATAGGCCGCTCCAGCCTCCAGTGCTCTTCCTGTCTCTACAGAGGGCAGGTGCAGAGAGGATTCCTGAGTGGAAATTTCCTGTTCTATCAAATTGTAGGATCTTTGTTAGGGTTGTATGGGGGTTTCCTCTCCTTCCAGCCCATGTCTAGACTGGCAAGTACCTTCCATGGTAGTGGTCTCCTAGCCTATCCCAGACCCTTTCTAGACCTTCTCAAATCGGCTGTATGGGATGGTCATGTCCTGCTGAAGGGACCCTTCCCACCAGGTTTGATGTCGGGGATGTTGCTTCCCTATTTGAGCTCTGGCTTTGTCATCAGAAGATCCTGGCAGGCAGCGTGGAGCATCTGAAGGCTTGAGTCCCCAGGTTCAGGACTCGCATCCGTCCAAGAGACTTTCCTGGAGGAAAAGGGGAGGAGCTTTATGAGAACATGAGTGGTAAGAGCccatctgtatatacactcattgaccaaaaatcctGCACCAAGAAGGAGATGTTGGGATGAAACTTTCCCAATGTGACTGTAATGATGATAAATGTAAGGGGTCCCAATATTACAGAAATGGAGACATTTGGCGAAAATTGTCCAATTCTAAGGAGTTTTTAGGACCCTGTTAggctgcctctagcctggatacaatattcgatacggcctctagcccggatccaagatgagatacggcctctagcccggatccaagatgagatacggcctctagcccggatccaagatgagatacggcctctagcccgggtccaagatgagatacggcctctagcccgggtccaagatgagatacggcctctagcccggatacaagatggatgagatacggttgggcaaGGAGACATACATTTTCGGTATGGTATCCTAGggtacatttgcccacagatgttacagatgctcctgtagatcctgcacactcataggttgCTGAAGCTCGCATTTCAGCTGTTCCCATAAATGCTTTATAGGTAATAAAGCAGGAGGAGACCTTCCTGGGGAAGCCTCGCTGTGCGCAGCGAGCATATCCAGCTGAAAAGTGCTGAGAAGAATACATGTGGcgacaggatgtcctgcacatattgctgagctgttagtgCCCCTCGGACCACTACTAGGGGTCACCGACTGTCGTATGCGATGGCTCCCACCATCATAACACCAGCAGTTAGGGCAGTATGTCGCTCCATAGCAAAGGATTGAAGCGCTCACCAGGAGACCTCCATACTGGAACCCAAAGAGGACCTAGAATTGTCACTAAGGACAATACGGTTCCAGTCTGTAGTAGTCCAGGTTTTCCAATTAGGACATCCCTGCAAACGAAGATTACAGTAGCTGACTGTCAATGACAGGACACATAATGGACGCCATGATGTCAGATTTCCTTCTGCTGAATGTCTGGGCAGAgacggggtgtaattaaggggccaCCTGTGTCTAggtggtggacaacaaaactatGGGAGCTGCTCATTCTTGTCAGTAGATTACACGATCCTCTCTACTGGTAGTCTGTCTGGGCTGTCCGGAGCTTGGTAACGCTACCTGCACTAACATAACCACTGCACCCAGCATTTTCTAAAGGTCAGAACAGCCtagatcagtggtggcgaacctttggcacgggtgccagaggtggcactcagagccctctgccCAATGACTTTTCAGAAACCTGGTAGTAGAGATCCTGGCCTTCCTCAGAGAAAGAGATATCATCATAGTTCCATAGTTTGGACAATTTTCTCTTGATGTCAGAATCCACTCCAATTCTCCAAAGTACCTATAAATTGTGGATTTTTGGAGAAttgttggatcgtgaacatcaagaAATCAGATTTCTCTCCAGACACCAGGAAGATTTTTCTTGACAAACACTAATTTCTGCCAATTCTCAAACATGAGATGATACAGGGGAAAATATCAGTCTTCTGGAGAAAGAgccactgcttattataggaatCTATGAACATCTTGGGGTTAATGACCTTCTGCATCTCCACAGTTCTTTGGAGccagtttcacgtctgttctctcCAGAAATTGATTCTTATTGCCTAAACCAAACAATTCTTCTTCCCAGAGTGAGAGCAAATCCTCAGGCTTTTATTTGTGCTGTTTATCCAGCACGATAGGGTAATACCGTTTTGAAATAGGTAGAGAAATGGTTCCAGTACAAGGCTCACCTTTAGTGGTTGTGCTACctgtaggcacaactctagtaGAAGCTCATCAAGATGTATACTGGAATCCCAGTTGGTGGTGGACCTGCAGCCACGGAGGGAAATTTTCTTATCAGAGATACCTGGAGTCCCCAAGAAGTTGGGATTTTTCCCATGGTGCAAAGGAGCCAACCACAGTCCAAATGTTAATGGTAAGAAAGGATCTTTATTGCAGGTTCACGCAATAAAGTAAACCTACAATAAAGATCCTTTCTTACCATTAACATCTGGACCATGGTTGGCTTCTTTGTGCCGTGGGAAAAATCCTTTTATCCAGAGTGAGAAGACAGGCTTTACTTTCGTGGACTTTCCCAGAAAACCTGTAATGAAGGATTCTTTGGAATGTAAGTCCCTATGGATACCAGCAAAAAGGGGTGAGGTGCTCAGGAATAGAATATGGGCCTAGCATGCTCATTTCCTCCTTTCCTTTTAATCCGGCCGTCctgaagaatatatggttaaaatCAACCAGTGTCATTCAAATTACTTAATTCTATCCGAAGCACAGCTGGTTCCCGATACTGAAGTATTTATTTCTGGAAGACCCAGAACCTCTTTATCTAAGATTAAATATTGTTCTTCACAAGGGCCCTCTTCTGTATCGAAAGGTCCAGATGCAGAAATCCTTTAAAGCTTGAATCCTGAGAGGGAAATCATGAAAATTCAGGGACTGTCAGAGTAATATCTACCTTACAGCAGAGTCCCAAGGAAGCTTCCTCACCAGTTTACAGGGAAGTTTGAAAGAGATTTTGCTCCTGGAACGAATCTGAATGTTCGGTCCcttttcaggctactttcacattagcggcaggctgttccggcgggtgaacagcctgtcggatagtcaggactttgattagggttgctCTCGGAGGTGTCCTGCTCTttacctagtttccaggccctattccctcacccctgtccctcctatgctcggtgccatcacccccccccccccccccccacacacacaccccgaAGTGTGACAGGATATGATAATGGCATTAGACCCAGGAGCCTAAAGGTATAGATCTCAGCCCTGGGCTGTTTTCTGGACCTTCCCCTTGCAGACTATAGATGGACAAAATGTTCATTGAGGCTACATCCTGGATCAGACCGGCCCTAAAACAATCCATTCCTCTTTGGGACCTAACTTCAGGGGTCTCTGCAATACTCTTGAGGAGTTTAGTTTGAGATTCTTGTCCCTTAAAACAGTTTTCCCAGATGCCATTACCTTGGCCCGTAGGGtcgggaaagtacacaccctttgCATCGGTGAGTCTTATCTCAAAGATTTCAATAAGATCATAAACGTGTATCTGGCCTTTCTCCCTAAAATTGCCTCAGCTTTTCACCTTAACCAAGAGATGTTTTTTTCATCTTTTCAATGCATCCCCTCACAATGGTGATTCCACATCTTAGATGTCAAAAGATCAATAGGAAATATTTAGATGCCTTGAGATCCTGGAGATAAGATCCAATTCTGTTCATACAGTTCTCAGGAAGGAACAAGGAGAAGAAGGTCTCAGAGACCACCTTGGCGAGGTGGCTGAAGACTGCAATCCAGTAATTCTGTAATTCACAAAGAGTTCCTGGTCCAGATGGAATTAAAGCCAATCACACCAGGGACATTTTAGTTCCATGGACAGAGAGAGCAGAGGCATCTACTGATCAGATCTGCAGAGCAGCGCCTCGGGCAAGCTTTATTACAGACTGGACATCTAATACAATCAGGAGTTAACCCTTGAGAGATTTGACCCAGACTCCCTTCTCCCCCAACCACATGCTTATCTGGTATCGCTCCATGTGGTGTCATTGGTAATGAGTAAATACATTTTTAGTTGCATCCATCCTGgtgtagtatttcagaaaacactGGAGGGAGATGGTGAGAGGCGCCCTGTAACCTCTCTGTGGTCCTGTCCCTGCAAAAGAGGTTATCCAGCCCAATTATTTAACAGACCCCTTCAGAATGGctggattcatacttacctgatccctgctgGTGGGTTCCAGCTCCATCGATACATGGGCACCTCTGCAGATCCCGGGTCTCTGAGAATCAACATCCAGTTGACAGGGCAGGGGAGCACCTGCCACCCATGCAGTACGTCACTCAGTCATGTGCCACATTGGTCACAGGTCACCGCTGCTGCCAGTCCTTGGCTGCAGCAGTTGCGCCCAACCCTTCCCCAACTATTTCCACCCCCACACCCCGTCCCCGTCCCCGTCCCCGTCAACAGTGTGTTGATTTCCACAGACACAGCACCTGCAGAGTCAACAGTGGAGCAATGAAGCCAGAACACAGAGGCACGGACCAAGTAAGTATGAACTCCACCGGGGGTCCGCCTCTCTGAAGGGGTCTATTACACAAGTTTAAAGTTGGATAACTCTTTTAATGATCTTTTGTAGGCATCTAAAACATTCCACTCAACTTGTCCAACTGCCCTGTAATTCACAATATTTGTTTCACACATTTTGAATCAGGAtgaagatctgaacaatattaatgctacagagacagatgtgaggggcgatgaggaatacaaggaggagattcctacagagacagatgtgaggggcgatgaggaatacaaggaggagattcctacagagacagatgtgaggggcaatgaggaatacaaggagaagatccctacagagacagatgtgaggggcgatgagggatacaaggaggagatccctacagagacagatgtgaggggcgatgagggatacaaggaggagattcctacagagacagatgtaagGGGCGATGAGAAATACgaggaggagattcctacagagacagatgtgaggggcgatgaggaatacaaggaggagatccctacagagacagatgtgaggggcgatgaggaatacaaggaggagattcctacagagacagatgtgaggggcgatgaggaatacaaggaggagatccctacagagacagatgtgaggggcgatgagggatacaaggaggagatccctacagagacagatgtgaggggcgatgagggatacaaggaggagattcctacagagacagatgtaagGGGCGATGAGAAATACgaggaggagattcctacagagacagatgtgaggggcgatgaggaatacaaggaggagatccctacagagacagatgtgaggggcgatgagaaatacaaggaggagatccctacagagacagatgtgaggggcgatgagaaATACAAGGAGatccctacagagacagatgtgaggagtgatgaggaatacaaggaggagatccctacagagacagatgtgtgtggcgatgaggaatacaaggaggagattcctacagataagagcccaggtgagtagtgaccactaaaTTAAGCAGAGATGAGTCTGTAACCGTAATGACCCTGAATTGGACTTCCCCTATAGCAGGCACCTTCCCCAGGTCCGAACAGTGTCCTCCAGTACTCAGATACCCCCAGGACTTACATTAGGACCAAACTGTGTAATACAAAGCACATATCACAGCACTAGCAGGTAAGAAGAAAGCCAGGAGATAGGAACTCATCAGTAGATGACTGCACCAGGATGGGGATGGTAATcggacaatggaacagacggaTGATTGAACAGACAATATGTGGCACTGACTGGATCTTTTCCTAGATCTGTCCTTACATGCTGACCCTAATACCAGACATCACTGTCCCTCACTGTCCCTTgagacattcctatggaaaatcctaatctctaagggtccattcacacgtctctaTAAATGTGTCTGCACCCGTTTcgcaattctgcggaacgggtgcagacccattcattattTATGTGGACGGAATGGAAGCTAAGAGCACACTATGTACTcaacgcatccgcatttccggagcgcgaccCTGAACTTgcagtccgcagctccggaaaaaaatagaacatgtcctattcttgtccgcagctgcagacaaaaatatgctgttgtatgGGAgtgtcggccgggtgtattgtggatccgcaatacaccacggacgtgtgaatggaccctaaaactgacCCTAAAACAGACAACAGGAGGACACTAAGACCCAACCCAAAGTGAGCAGAGCTAAACTAGAATCAAGGCAGGACAGACTGAAACATGGAACATCCCCTCCCCCCAACCACATACACAGACTACAAGAATCAGAGGTAAAGACTGGACTGATCATAAGAACAAAACTACACCGATATAGAAAACTAGGAGAGATACTAGAAAATAAAAGGATTACTGGACTGAAAAGCACAGAGCTTACACTATAACCAGTAAGCCCCTGCAGAAACTAGGAATATTTACAGCGAGGCTAACCAGTCAGATGCTCCTCTCCAAACAAGGTGAGCTACAGAAGAGAGGTCGGCTGAGCAAGAGATCAGCTACTGTATAATACATAGCAACTGCCCCAAACATACTAGTAGACAGGAGAAGATGAAACCATAGGAGTGTTCCTGCTGATCCTAGCCCATTACACTAAGGTGGTAGCGACTCCCTCAGGTCTGCGCTGTGACTCTCCAGGACTTGCTCAGTAATATCAGGGGGACAGGTCTCTTCCATGAATCTCCTGGACGTGTCCTGGTGTCCCTCTGTGCAGCATTTCACAGGTCTCCTGTCACATACACTCTGGACTGCACTGGATTCTGGTGTCCAAATTACGAATGTGCAAGGTGTCAACATGTGTCGTCCATACAGGCCCCGGGTACCTTCTGGTTTCATCTGAAAAATTGTGATTATTGGGCTGCCATACCTCTTATAGGGGGTAGGTTTCCTGGCCCTCCTGACACCTCTGTTGCATACAATGACTTATTGTTATAATGCTTGAgtcaatttatttaatttttcagTTGGCTTCTTCTTTCCAAAGGTTATTTCTGCCTTCAACAACTGGTGTATAGTCCGTTCAGGTTCTCAGTTGAGTTGATCAAAATAGATTAAACTTGATGAACCTGTGTCCTCTCTTAAGGCAATGTAATTATGAGTTTCTCACACCGGTTCCTTTGCCATGGTTGATTTCTGAGATATAACACAAACTGGTCCCACATCACAGCATCAGTATTGGTTATGGACTTTGCCCCTTCTCATACCTTCTGCTGTAACATTGCCATCAATTGTTGTATGCTGTTCATGGACTGGGgcagcgtctcctcctcctccttctgacgCCGGGCAAAGAATATTTTTCACAGTATTCTGTTTGATCACTGATGcccaacttgcggccctccaactgttgcaaaactacaactcccagcatgcctggacagcctacagctattagggcatgctgtgagttgtagctttgcaacagctggagggccgcagattgagcTTCCCCGTGTAGGATGATTGATCTCTAGGATGTAAGAAACCTGTGCATATGATTGCCTGACTCTTGCCTGTTGTAACAGCTCTGTTCTTCTTGTCTCACCCTtctatgtacagtcctgatcaaaagtttaagaccacttgaaaaatggcaaaaaatcatatttagcatggctggatcttaacaaggttccaagtagagcttcaacatgcaacaagaagaaatgggagtgagacaaaacattttttaaaccttcgatttaatgaaaacaacgaataaactgaaacaggctgtttttcagctgatcaaaagtttaggaccacacctccaaaaaaaaaaactaaccccccccaaaacagaaatccactttccaaacatgagctcagtaatgagtagctccgccgttattgtttcggcatgcttgatgcaagcgtttccatgaggtgagtgggaacatttctccaagtggtgaagacggccgcacgaaggccatctactgtctggaactgttgtccttttttgtaaacttcccttgccatccatccccaaaggtcctcaattagatttagatcagtggaacacgcaggatgggccaaaagagtgatgttattctcctggaagaagtcccttgtcctgcgggcattgtgtactgtagcgttgtcctgttgaaaaacccagtcgttaccacacagacgagggccctcagtcatgaggaatgctctctgccacatctggacatagccagcggccgtttgatgcccctgcacttcctgaagctccattgttccactgaaggaaaaagcaccccagaccattatggcgccccctacactgtggcgcgtagaaagcatctcaggtgggatctgcttgttatgccagtaacgttggaaaccatcaggatcatcaaggttaaatttttttctcatcagagaataaaactttcttccacctctagaatgtcccatgtttggtgctctcttgcaaagtccaaacgagcagttctgtggcgttcaaggagacgaggtctttgaagacgttttttgtttttgaagcccttcagttacagatgccgtctgatggttatggggctgcagtcagcaccagtaagggccttaatttgggtcgaggatcatccagtgtcttgactgacagccaattggatcctccggctcagtgctgattacatttttttgggtcttccacttgacttttttgttccataaccctcaggatcatttaagaaattccaaatgactgtcttactgcgtcccacctcagcagcgatggcgcgctgtgagagaccctgcttatgcagttcaacaacccgaccacgttcaaaaagggagagtttttttgcctttgccatcacaacgtgtgactacctgacagaaaatgacaatgaatccacatctttgcacagatttggccctttaaaggcatgtggtccaaaattttggatcagctgaaaaacagcctgtttcagtttaatcgttattttaaattaattgaatgctcaaaaaatgtttgctctcgctcccatttcttcttattgcatgttgaagctctacttggaaccttgttaagatccaacaatgtaaaatatgattttttgccatttttcaagtggtcttaaacattTGATCAGGACTGTCCTTAGGGCCATTATGTTTTTAGGTGTGGGGTCACATGACACAATTGGACAGCCCCCTCTAGCCTCTCGTCAGTTATGAATTTTGATAGCTGCCTTTAATAATTttcaaaaataattaaaaaaaatgttttgttcttGGTAGATGACCGTACTGGGAGCTTGGAGAAACATCTCATATCTACATATTATAATGCAGATGATCCATGTGTCATATCAGATACATATGAAGAGCGTGCCATTATCCTAGATGTACCCTCAGACCTTCACAGCAAAAATCTATCATCTCATCCTTTAAAACAAGTCCAATCTTCTAATTCATCACATACTCTTACTCAGAATGAAACTCGCAGAAGATGTTCTGGAACCCAAAGAGCtcagaaaaagctgtattcatgctcagaatgtggcaaaAGTTTTACTTGGAAATCAGGCCTTCTTCACCATCAAAGACATCACATAGGTGAGAAGCTGTATTCCTGTTCAGACTATGGGAAACGTTTTATTAACAAATCACATCTTCAaaaccatcagagaattcacacaggagagaagccgttttcatgttcggaatgtggaaaatgttttacgaaAAAAAC
Coding sequences within it:
- the LOC121000877 gene encoding gastrula zinc finger protein XlCGF66.1-like, which produces MDGDGDKMAERMLDLTLEILFLLTGEDYSTVKKTSSNLIHEKNNEKILEVVHKMMELLTGEVPIRCQDVAVYFSMEEWEYLEGHKGLYKEVKMEEDQPLTSPERSSQWTTPERCPRPLLPQDGQVMEMSPPL